The Streptomyces nitrosporeus genome includes a window with the following:
- a CDS encoding serine/threonine-protein kinase encodes MAQARRIGEQGRYELIEEIESGGMGTVWRGYDAVLDREIAVKLIRPDVVASPAQAEEFARRFEREARVTARIGHHGVPQVFDAVLDEASYDRLYLVMEYVRGISLRRVLTGPGDGRVALLPVSWAASIVAQICTVLSYAHAIPVVHRDLKPDNVLVAADGTVKVLDFGIAKLLRTDVTRLTATGSRIGTSRYMPPEQIDCAQITPLSDLYALGCVLHELLAGEPVFSGDNEYQLLHQHMKVPPKPLRTLRPEVPEGLEALALDLLAKVPEQRPVDAYAVYERLSPHLPQPGSAADSLALTHGGSPSGLPDPTVVYRQPNAPLRRTTPPAPSLGPVAPVPIPARVDTALRDAIRDAYARSADLAESGRFAQAADVLKAVIATAATALGAHNSRVLGLRRQRAAVLMAGEDFQRALPEFDALAAVYARTAGPGNESTLECRRHAAYCRANLGQATVALREFQEVLQVVSDAAGDASETALDLRRSVGVLLFSEGRRTEAEGVLDALHEDMCVLLGEDHEETREIADLLARLRGPEGPRPY; translated from the coding sequence GTGGCGCAGGCACGGAGAATCGGCGAGCAGGGCCGCTACGAGCTGATCGAGGAGATCGAATCCGGCGGTATGGGCACGGTCTGGCGCGGCTACGACGCCGTTCTCGACCGTGAGATCGCGGTCAAGCTCATCCGGCCCGACGTCGTCGCATCGCCGGCACAGGCGGAAGAGTTCGCCCGTCGTTTCGAACGCGAGGCGCGCGTCACCGCTCGGATCGGGCATCACGGAGTGCCGCAGGTGTTCGACGCGGTGCTGGACGAGGCGTCGTACGACCGGCTGTACCTGGTGATGGAGTACGTGCGCGGGATCTCCCTGCGCAGGGTGCTCACGGGCCCGGGGGACGGCAGGGTGGCGCTGCTCCCGGTGAGCTGGGCCGCGTCGATCGTGGCGCAGATCTGCACAGTCCTGTCGTACGCGCACGCCATTCCGGTGGTGCACCGCGATCTGAAGCCGGACAACGTCCTGGTCGCCGCTGACGGCACGGTCAAGGTGCTGGATTTCGGCATCGCGAAACTGCTGCGCACGGATGTCACCCGGCTCACGGCCACGGGCAGCCGGATCGGCACCAGCCGTTATATGCCGCCCGAGCAGATCGACTGCGCGCAGATCACCCCGCTGAGCGACCTCTACGCGCTCGGCTGCGTGCTGCACGAACTCCTCGCCGGAGAGCCGGTGTTCAGTGGTGACAACGAGTACCAGCTTCTGCACCAGCACATGAAGGTGCCGCCGAAGCCGTTGCGCACCCTGCGGCCCGAGGTGCCGGAGGGCTTGGAGGCGCTGGCCCTGGACCTGCTGGCGAAGGTGCCGGAGCAGCGTCCCGTCGACGCCTACGCGGTGTACGAGCGCCTGTCGCCGCACCTGCCACAACCGGGATCCGCAGCCGATTCCCTGGCCCTCACCCATGGAGGCTCCCCTTCCGGACTTCCCGACCCGACGGTGGTCTACCGACAGCCGAACGCACCTCTGCGACGGACCACGCCGCCCGCGCCCTCGCTCGGGCCGGTGGCGCCCGTACCGATCCCGGCGCGCGTCGACACCGCGTTGCGGGACGCGATCAGAGACGCCTACGCCCGGTCCGCGGACCTCGCCGAGAGCGGACGGTTCGCCCAGGCCGCGGACGTCCTCAAGGCAGTGATCGCCACAGCGGCCACCGCCCTCGGCGCACACAACTCACGTGTGCTCGGCCTTCGAAGGCAGCGCGCGGCAGTCCTCATGGCCGGCGAGGACTTCCAGCGTGCCTTGCCGGAGTTCGACGCCCTGGCCGCCGTCTACGCCCGCACGGCGGGACCAGGCAATGAAAGCACGCTGGAGTGCCGTCGGCACGCCGCCTACTGCCGGGCCAACCTAGGCCAGGCCACCGTCGCCCTACGGGAATTCCAGGAGGTTCTGCAGGTCGTGTCCGACGCGGCCGGGGACGCCTCCGAAACCGCTCTCGACCTACGGCGCAGTGTCGGCGTGCTCCTCTTCTCCGAGGGGCGCCGCACCGAGGCCGAGGGGGTCCTCGACGCCCTCCACGAGGACATGTGCGTCCTCCTCGGCGAGGACCACGAGGAGACCCGCGAGATCGCCGATCTCCTCGCCCGGCTGCGCGGCCCGGAGGGACCACGTCCTTACTGA